The following is a genomic window from Marinobacter sp. NP-4(2019).
ACAGTGGCGATCTCAGGTTCCAGATAACTTTCGCTTCCTGTTCAAGTTTCCACGCCGGATCACCCACGATCGTCTACTCGCAGGGCCTGGTTCTGAAATACGGGACTTTCTGGACATCCTGGCCCCGCTGAACGATGTACTTGGCCCCCTACTCGTTCAGCTTCCCGCGGCATTTGGCCCCGAACACCTGAATAATCTCTGGCGGTTTGTCGATGCCTTACCAGCTCCCCTGACCAGCACAATCGAGGTCCGTCACAATGCGTTCTTCAGCAAAGGCGAAGCAGAAAAAGCCTTGAACCGCGGCCTGCGCGAGCGAAATCTGGCACGAGTATGCTTTGACAGCCGGGCACTGTTTGCAGCGCCCCCGGATAGTGAATCAATCCGTGACGCCCAGCGCAAAAAGCCACGAGTCCCGGTGCATCTGCTTCCTTCCGAAGCGCCCCCGGTGATCCGCTACATTGGCCATCCCGACCTTCAGACCAACCGCCGTTTTCTGGCTCCGTGGGTCGAACGCGTTGGTGACTGGATAGAAGAAGGGAAGCGGCCATTTGTTTTTATGCACATGCCGGACAATGGCAATGCCCTGCCCTTGGCGGCGCTCTGGAATGAGCTATTGAGTGAACGGACACCAGAAGTGAACGCCCTGCACCTGAACGATGAACTGCCCCAGATGGGGCTGTTCTAGACAGGGTTGATATCGCAGCCACTTAAGCGGGAAATTGTAGAGTTTCCCCGTCCATCGGGATCCGCAACCGATCCCCCAGACCTTTTTGTTCCCGCAGTCCCCTGAGCTCCTCCCGGGTGACCGGA
Proteins encoded in this region:
- a CDS encoding DUF72 domain-containing protein translates to MTQPYFLGCPQWQHPAWNSQLPPGQSPLERYSKVFSCVEGNTTFYATPTQEQCRQWRSQVPDNFRFLFKFPRRITHDRLLAGPGSEIRDFLDILAPLNDVLGPLLVQLPAAFGPEHLNNLWRFVDALPAPLTSTIEVRHNAFFSKGEAEKALNRGLRERNLARVCFDSRALFAAPPDSESIRDAQRKKPRVPVHLLPSEAPPVIRYIGHPDLQTNRRFLAPWVERVGDWIEEGKRPFVFMHMPDNGNALPLAALWNELLSERTPEVNALHLNDELPQMGLF